GAATCTTCAGGAGACACTAGGGTCACCTGGAGTCACTTGTGACGTCACAGGAAGGCCAGGGTATGGATAAGGCCTTCTCTTGAGGGTCCTACCGTTGCTAGGCAAACGGTTCCCATGGCGCCGTTGCTAGGGACTTGTGCTTATTTGATGGCCACGCCCCTTTCCCCTGTGGCCTCGTCCCCGCAGCCAACCACACGTCGGTCGCTGGCGCGAAGGCCACTCCCACGTTTCGCCCAGCCCCCAACCGTTACCCAAGCGACGGCCTGAGCTCGTGTCCCGCCTCCCTACCCTGTTGCCAATCGAAGGGGCGTTGCCCGGACGACGACTCCACCTCTTCCGGTGCGGACGCACGGCTTCCGGCAGGGGGCCCGGCAGCGGGCGGCGGTCCGGCAGCGGCGGGGCCCCGGGGGGCGCCCAAGATGGCGGCGGGCGGCTCGGAGGGCGGCTCGGGCCCCGGCGCCGGCATGGGGGATTGTGCGGAGATCAAGTCGCAGTTCCGCACCCGCGAGGGCTTCTACAAGCTGCTCCCCGGCGACGGCGCTGCTCGCAGGTCGGGTCCGGCCTCCGCCCAGACCCCGGCGCCGCCCCAGCCACCGCAGCCCCCGCCCGGCCCTGCCTCCGCCTCCGGCCCTGGTGCCTCGGGCCCCGCGTCGTCCCCTCCGCCCGCAGGCCCCGGGCCCGGGCCCGCGCTACCGGCCGTGCGCCTCAGCCTCGTGCGCCTCGGGGAGCCCGACGGCGCCGCGGCCGGAGAGCCTCCCGCCACGCCCGCGGGCCTGGGCGCTGGAGGAGACCGCGTCTGCTTCAACTTGGGCCGCGAGCTCTATTTCTACCCGGGCTGCTGTCGCCGCGGGAGCCAACGGGTGAGCGGCCTGCATCGTGGGGACTGAGTGCTGGCTGAGACGATAGGGATACCTGAGGTGATCCAGAAGTGATAAGGTTCCCCAAATGTAGGGAGCCCTGAGATAGGCATTCTTGATGTGATGGACGCCCTAGGGGAAAAGGGTTCTTCGAGGTAAGGCAGGATTCTAAAAGGTAATGGGAGGGCCCCTGGGTGCTGGCCATCCTGGAGGTGATGGGAAACCTTGAGATCATGCGAGATCTCCAGGTTATGCATGGAGTATTCTGGAGCTGATGGGGAATCTGAGATGGTATGAGTCCTCCAGGGTTCTGGCTGGCAGGCATTTTGCAGCTGATAGGAAATTCTGAGGTAATGCAGACTCAGAAGGGATGGAGAACCCAGAGGTATTGCAGTCTGGGGGCACTGGAGGAACTTGGGGAGCCCAGAGATGATGAGGATTCTGGAGGCGATGGGGGGCTTAAAGGTGAATGGAATCCTGGAGGAAACTGGGGTCCTGGAGGTAATGGGGTCCTGGAGGAAATGAGAATCTCTGAGCTGATGGGAGATCTGGAGATAATGAAAGCCCAGAAGGGACATCCTCAGGTGTGATGGGTGTCTCCAAAGTGGTTTAGGTCCCAGAGTACATGAGACCTTTGGAGTTTATGGTGGTCGCCAGAAGTGAGGATGGGATCCTGAGAGCGTAGAAGTGATAAAGTCATCTAAAATGTGGGGCACTGTGAGGTTTACTATGTCCCTGAAGTGTGATGGAGATCCTGAGATTTAGGGACTCCAGAGTGAAGAGAATCCCTGGACGAGGTTTAGATTTCTGGGGATTGGGTGATTCTGAGTTTTGGGGGGCTTGGACTATTGTGGTGCTAAGACCCAAGAGAGTTGCTGAATTTTTGGAGGACTAGAAAAGAATTGGAGCTCAGGGACTATGGGGACTGTGGACCCTGATACTGTGGGCAAGGGTCTCCCTGAAGTTGGGGGGTTCCAACTTTAGGGAGGAGGCACTGTGATCTCATGTGATGGCAGGGGGGCAGGGCGGGGACCTTCCTGCCTGTTTTTACCCTCTGTCTTTGATTTGGGTCCTCATTCCTGTCTGTGgttgccccttcccccagcccactcacccatccacctACCCACTTCCCTCAGGGATTTAACCCTGCTTCCTTTTAGTGGTTTTCCCCCAACCTCAAcaaccctcttccttcctctcagtgGTAGACACTATTAACTCCTTTTCTCCCACCACTCAAGTCCATTGACCTCAACAAGCCAATTGACAAGAGGATTTATAAGGGCACCCAGCCCACCTGCCACGACTTCAACCAGTTCACTGCTGCCACAGAGACCATCTCCCTGCTGGTGGGATTCTCAGCTGGTCAGGTGCAGTACCTGGATCTCATCAAGAAGGACACCAGCAAGCTATTCAATGAGGAGGTGATTTGGGGGCCCAGCACCCAGAGCTGCTGCCCTTTCCCACCCACCTGTTTGCCGTGAGACTGCAGCTACCGGGGGAGTAGTGTAGGCCTGAGAGGGGCAGAATGAGGGTGAGGTGTGGGATGGACTGATAGATATGTGGTACGGTGTGACAGATAGCAGCTACTGTGATGACAGCTAGTAACGAGGCCCCGTGCTGTGTTAGCCCTGTGCGGGACACACTACTGGAGTTTCCGTCAACCAGTGGGTTAGGGATTGTGATGCCCATTTTGTAGGTTAGAGAACTGAGGTTAGACCTTGTTTGGGACTTGTTTGAAGCCAGAGCCCTTGTTCTTCAAATTCTGGGCCCTGTGGGCATTGGATACAAATCCTTGCTGCACCATTTACTCACTGTGTGGCATTGAGAAGGTGACTATTCCtcccttagcctcagttttccttttctgcaaaatgGGTTTTTCATCCCTACCTCCCAGGACTGTTGTAAAATCATACATGGAGGTTGCTCAGTCCTAGGTGGACCTGGCACAAGGGGAAATGCCAGTGAAGGACCTTATCTGTGTCCAGGACTACGCTTGTTCTCTGTCTCTTGCTCTCTGTTCAGAGAAGGTGTTCTAGATACACAGAATGTATGAGTGGCAGAGGGGAGTGAGTGAaactgaatggattaaaaatgcattcatccattcacaAGATATTTATCCAAAATTTGTTCTTTGCCAGTGTTCTAATCCCTGGGAATATTACATCTTGGTAAACAAAACTGACACAGGGTCCTGCCTTTGTGGGGCTTTCCTCTAGCTAGGGGAGACATAGTTATCAAATAACTAAGCATGCCGTGTGCCCAGGTGCCATGGAGAAAGGTCCAGaaggaaggggagtggggagtgcTCGGTGAGGTTTAAATAGGGTGGTTGGGAAAGGGCTCACTGGAAGGAAGTGGAAATAAAGACCAGAAGGAGGCAATACGGGTTATTAGGGAGAAGGACATTCTcagtagagggaacagcaaagaCAAAAGCCTGATGTAAGACAACAAAAAGGCCATGTGGCCTCAGCAGCATTGAGGGTGAGGGAAGTAGATGAGTTCTGGGAAATAATTGGGAGGGTCCAGGTCACGTAGGGTCTGGAAGGTCATGGAAAAGACTGGCTTTTAGAGCCTCTTACCACTGGGGTTCATCAGAGCCATAGAACACAGACACAGTTTGCTTATTCTCTAAATTCTCCTGAGAATGGAGAACGGAAAGCAACTTAGACACCTGGGAAAGAAATTAATTTGTTACAGACAATGGATGCCTAAGGGCTTGGTTCTGTTCAGAGTCGTGCTGGAGAAAGGCTTCCCTGGTGTCGAGTGTCGGGGAGAGCGTGCAGGGTGCTGACTTACGTGTTAATGGCATCTTTCTGGCAATTGGGTAGAGAAGAGACCTGGGCAGTGGTGGCCTGGAGGCCAGTTAGGCCATTGCAGGCTTGATGACAGCTGAGTCCAGGGTGTTGGagttgggggtggagtggggggctGAGAAGAGGCCAAGTTCTGGACAGATTTTGAAGATGGAGCCCACAAGATTTCTTGCAGGATTGGATGTGAGTTGTGAGGGAAAAAAGGAGCAAAGCTGTGCAGCTGACAGGATGGGGTTGTCATTCATGTGTTGGGGAAGTACTTCCAGGTGCCTCCTGCGTGCacagctctgtgctctggggctAGAACAGTGACCGGAATAGACAAAGATCCCTTccttggggctggggaggaggtcAGCCAGGGGAGGATTGCCTTCCCCCAACCCTTGCTGTCTCTCTTGCAGCGGCTTATCGACAAAACCAAGGTGACATATCTAAAGTGGCTACCCGAGTCAGAGAGCCTGTTCCTGGCCTCCCACGCCAGTGGCCATCTGTACCTGTACAACGTCTGCCACCCGTGTGCCTCGGCGCCGCCCCAGTACAGCCTCCTGAAGCAGGGTGAGGGCTTCGCCGTCTATGCCGCCAAGAGCAAGGCACCCCGCAACCCGCTGGCCAAGTGGGCGGTGGGCGAAGGGCCCCTCAACGAGTTCGCCTTCTCGCCCGACGGCCGGCACCTGGCCTGCGTCAGCCAGGACGGCTGCCTGCGCGTCTTCCACTTCGACTCCATGCTCCTGCGGGGGCTCATGAAGAGCTACTTTGGGGGCCTGCTCTGTGTGTGCTGGAGCCCTGATGGCCGCTATGTCGTGACCGGTGGGGAGGATGACCTGGTCACCGTGTGGTCCTTCACCGAGGGCCGCGTGGTGGCCCGAGGCCACGGCCACAAGTCCTGGGTCAATGCTGTGGCCTTCGACCCCTACACCACGAGGGCGGAGGAAGCGGCAGCAACCAGTGGCGACGGGGAACGGAGCGgcggcgaggaggaggaggagccagaggccGCAGGCACAGGCTCGGGCGGGGGAGCCCAGCTCTCCCCACTGCCCAAGGCCAGTTCCATCACCTACCGCTTCGGCTCGGCCGGCCAGGACACGCAGTTCTGCCTGTGGGACCTCACAGAAGACGTGCTttacccccaccctcccctggccCGCACCCGCACCCTCCCCGGCACGCCTGGCACCACACCGCCGGCCAGCAGCAGCTCGCGGGGTGGTGAGCCGGGCACCGGGCCCCTGCCCCGCTCACTGTCCCGCTCCAACAGCCTTCCACACCCAGCGGGCAGCGGCAAGGCGGGTGGCCCAGGCGCGGCAGCGGAGCCAGGCACGCCCTTCAGCATCGGCCGCTTTGCCACGCTCACGCTGCAGGAGCGGCGGGACCGGGGGGCCGAGAAAGAGCACAAGCGCTACCATAGCCTGGGCAACATcagccggggcgggggcggcagtGGGAGCAGTGGGGACAAGCCCAgcggccccgccccccgcagcCGGCTGGACCCCGCCAAGGTGCTGGGCACCGCGCTGTGCCCGCGCATCCATGAGGTGCCGCTGCTCGAGCCGCTGGTGTGCAAGAAGATCGCCCAGGAGCGGCTGACGgtcctcctcttcctggaggaCTGCATCATCACCGCCTGCCAGGAGGGCCTCATCTGCACTTGGGCCCGGCCGGGCAAGGCGGTGAGTCAGCCCACACtggcccaccccaggcccaggcagAGGCGGGCGTTGGCAGAGGGGTTTGTTAGTGTCAGAGCCTCTAACCCTGTAGGATGAGGGGAAGCCATGGAAATGTTAGTGTCCCAGAACAAGACTTCCCAGATCTTAAGAATGACTTCTAGAACCCTTGGTAAGCAGCAGTCAGCAGAGAGTGGGTTGGGTGTTGAGACGTCGGAGTGGTGGAGGCCAGGGCGAGCGATCAGAAGGCAGCCAGTGGGCGCAGCATGGCTAGGTCTTACTGCTGTCACTCAAAGCCAAATCTAATTTTGTGGAAAATACGATTTTTAAATggtgaactttttattttttaacactgtcAGTCAAGCTCTATGGGCAAGATTGAGCCTGTGGGCCCGGTTTCCCACCTAGGTCTGACTCTTGGGATCCCAGCCCACTGCTGGAGGCCTGGGCTGTGGACTCCCAGGCTCAGGGTCCAGTCCTGTATTTCTGCTCCCTGGGTGACCTAGGGCAagtctctgcctttctctgacCTTTGTCACCTCTGAGGATATGGG
This region of Camelus ferus isolate YT-003-E chromosome 9, BCGSAC_Cfer_1.0, whole genome shotgun sequence genomic DNA includes:
- the DMWD gene encoding dystrophia myotonica WD repeat-containing protein isoform X2, encoding MAAGGSEGGSGPGAGMGDCAEIKSQFRTREGFYKLLPGDGAARRSGPASAQTPAPPQPPQPPPGPASASGPGASGPASSPPPAGPGPGPALPAVRLSLVRLGEPDGAAAGEPPATPAGLGAGGDRVCFNLGRELYFYPGCCRRGSQRSIDLNKPIDKRIYKGTQPTCHDFNQFTAATETISLLVGFSAGQVQYLDLIKKDTSKLFNEERLIDKTKVTYLKWLPESESLFLASHASGHLYLYNVCHPCASAPPQYSLLKQGEGFAVYAAKSKAPRNPLAKWAVGEGPLNEFAFSPDGRHLACVSQDGCLRVFHFDSMLLRGLMKSYFGGLLCVCWSPDGRYVVTGGEDDLVTVWSFTEGRVVARGHGHKSWVNAVAFDPYTTRAEEAAATSGDGERSGGEEEEEPEAAGTGSGGGAQLSPLPKASSITYRFGSAGQDTQFCLWDLTEDVLYPHPPLARTRTLPGTPGTTPPASSSSRGGEPGTGPLPRSLSRSNSLPHPAGSGKAGGPGAAAEPGTPFSIGRFATLTLQERRDRGAEKEHKRYHSLGNISRGGGGSGSSGDKPSGPAPRSRLDPAKVLGTALCPRIHEVPLLEPLVCKKIAQERLTVLLFLEDCIITACQEGLICTWARPGKAFTDEETEAQTGEGSWPRSPSKSVVEDHPRTLIIV
- the DMWD gene encoding dystrophia myotonica WD repeat-containing protein isoform X3, producing the protein MAAGGSEGGSGPGAGMGDCAEIKSQFRTREGFYKLLPGDGAARRSGPASAQTPAPPQPPQPPPGPASASGPGASGPASSPPPAGPGPGPALPAVRLSLVRLGEPDGAAAGEPPATPAGLGAGGDRVCFNLGRELYFYPGCCRRGSQRSIDLNKPIDKRIYKGTQPTCHDFNQFTAATETISLLVGFSAGQVQYLDLIKKDTSKLFNEERLIDKTKVTYLKWLPESESLFLASHASGHLYLYNVCHPCASAPPQYSLLKQGEGFAVYAAKSKAPRNPLAKWAVGEGPLNEFAFSPDGRHLACVSQDGCLRVFHFDSMLLRGLMKSYFGGLLCVCWSPDGRYVVTGGEDDLVTVWSFTEGRVVARGHGHKSWVNAVAFDPYTTRAEEAAATSGDGERSGGEEEEEPEAAGTGSGGGAQLSPLPKASSITYRFGSAGQDTQFCLWDLTEDVLYPHPPLARTRTLPGTPGTTPPASSSSRGGEPGTGPLPRSLSRSNSLPHPAGSGKAGGPGAAAEPGTPFSIGRFATLTLQERRDRGAEKEHKRYHSLGNISRGGGGSGSSGDKPSGPAPRSRLDPAKVLGTALCPRIHEVPLLEPLVCKKIAQERLTVLLFLEDCIITACQEGLICTWARPGKAGISSQPGNSPSGTVV
- the DMWD gene encoding dystrophia myotonica WD repeat-containing protein isoform X1 yields the protein MAAGGSEGGSGPGAGMGDCAEIKSQFRTREGFYKLLPGDGAARRSGPASAQTPAPPQPPQPPPGPASASGPGASGPASSPPPAGPGPGPALPAVRLSLVRLGEPDGAAAGEPPATPAGLGAGGDRVCFNLGRELYFYPGCCRRGSQRSIDLNKPIDKRIYKGTQPTCHDFNQFTAATETISLLVGFSAGQVQYLDLIKKDTSKLFNEERLIDKTKVTYLKWLPESESLFLASHASGHLYLYNVCHPCASAPPQYSLLKQGEGFAVYAAKSKAPRNPLAKWAVGEGPLNEFAFSPDGRHLACVSQDGCLRVFHFDSMLLRGLMKSYFGGLLCVCWSPDGRYVVTGGEDDLVTVWSFTEGRVVARGHGHKSWVNAVAFDPYTTRAEEAAATSGDGERSGGEEEEEPEAAGTGSGGGAQLSPLPKASSITYRFGSAGQDTQFCLWDLTEDVLYPHPPLARTRTLPGTPGTTPPASSSSRGGEPGTGPLPRSLSRSNSLPHPAGSGKAGGPGAAAEPGTPFSIGRFATLTLQERRDRGAEKEHKRYHSLGNISRGGGGSGSSGDKPSGPAPRSRLDPAKVLGTALCPRIHEVPLLEPLVCKKIAQERLTVLLFLEDCIITACQEGLICTWARPGKAFTDEETEAQTGEGSWPRSPSKSVVEGISSQPGNSPSGTVV